The window ATAGGACATTGATGACCATGCAAATAAAGCTATGGAAGGTCATTATGGTGCCTGCTTCAACCTTGACTGCTTTTTTTGGTTTTTTGCTGCTCTATCTGACCTGGGAGTCAAATCTGTTTAGAATTTGGTTTCAATTAAAAGTCATTCTCCTGGTTCTGCTTTATTCGTATCATTTTTATTTAGGGAGTATTCTAAAAGGGTTTGAGAGGGGTGGCCCGGCAAAATCCGGAAAATTCTACCGGATTTTAAATGAGATACCGACCTTCTTATTGGTTTTCATTGTGATACTGGTTGTGGTTCAGCCCTGGAAATAAATGGCTGTGGATTAACTCATGCTTTTAAGCGAAGCTCTGTCAGCGTTTCGATGTGCGCCGTCTGAGGGAACATGTCAAAGGGAGCCACCCGGCCAACGCTGTAGCTTTTTGATAAAACCTTTAAATCTCTCGCCAGGGTTGCCGGATCACAAGAAATGTAATACATCCGACCGGGCCCTATTCTTA of the Nitrospirota bacterium genome contains:
- the hemJ gene encoding protoporphyrinogen oxidase HemJ, which codes for MFFLWLKALHIIALVSWFAGLFYLPRLFVYFAESSDPNVNRTLMTMQIKLWKVIMVPASTLTAFFGFLLLYLTWESNLFRIWFQLKVILLVLLYSYHFYLGSILKGFERGGPAKSGKFYRILNEIPTFLLVFIVILVVVQPWK